In Juglans regia cultivar Chandler chromosome 13, Walnut 2.0, whole genome shotgun sequence, the following proteins share a genomic window:
- the LOC118344260 gene encoding probable polygalacturonase, whose protein sequence is MERSIGFRASDVIQTILAVLVLGTVSLTVVECKQGSVPDALHYSAINCRKHSALLTDFGAVGDGKTLNTKAFKAAIDSLSKYAPDGGAQLIVPPGKWLTGSFNLTSSHFTLFLHKDAIILASQDEAEFPLVSTLPSYGIGRDGNGDGRFSSLIFGTNLTDIVITGNNGTIDGQGKIWWDKFHQGQLNFTRPYMIEILYSDNIQISNLTLINSPSWFVHPTYSSNVLIQGLTILAPVDSPNTDGIDPDSCTNTRIEDCFVVSGDDCIAVKSGWDQYGIKFGMPTKHLVIRRFTCISPDSATIALGSEMSGGIQDVRVEDVTAINTQSGIRIKTAIGRGAYVKDIYARRMTFTTMKYVFYISSAYNQHPDTGFDPKALPEVKGINYKDVVATNVTYTARLEGIPNDHFTGICISNATISLSKMPKELQWNCSNIAGVTSNVTPKSCNLLPEKEKVDCAFPEDRLPIEDVHLKTCSTTETA, encoded by the exons ATGGAGCGGTCTATTGGATTCAGAGCATCCGAT GTTATTCAGACAATCTTAGCTGTTCTTGTGCTGGGAACAGTAAGTTTAACGGTCGTAGAGTGCAAACAAGGTAGCGTTCCGGACGCCTTACACTACAGTGCAATAAATTGTCGAAAGCACAGCGCACTTTTGACGGATTTTGGAGCAGTTGGTGATGGAAAAACATTGAACACTAAGGCTTTTAAGGCTGCAATTGATAGCCTCAGCAAGTATGCACCAGATGGTGGGGCACAGCTTATTGTTCCTCCTGGAAAATGGTTGACTGGGAGCTTTAATCTCACCAGCAGCCATTTCACCCTCTTTCTTCACAAGGATGCGATTATTCTTGCATCTCAG GATGAGGCAGAATTTCCACTTGTTTCTACATTGCCTTCTTATGGGATAGGAAGGGATGGAAATGGAGATGGACGGTTCAGCAGCCTCATATTTGGTACAAACCTCACCGACATCGTAATCACCG gTAACAATGGCACGATCGATGGCCAGGGTAAAATTTGGTGGGACAAATTTCACCAGGGCCAATTGAATTTCACCCGACCGTACATGATTGAAATTCTGTACTCTGACAATATCCAGATATCCAATCTTACTCTAATCAACTCTCCCTCGTGGTTTGTCCATCCGACTTATAGCAG CAATGTGTTAATCCAAGGGTTGACAATCCTTGCCCCTGTTGACTCTCCTAACACTGACGGGATAGACCCAG ATTCATGCACAAATACTCGTATTGAGGACTGCTTCGTAGTCTCAGGGGATGACTGCATTGCAGTGAAAAGTGGTTGGGATCAATATGGCATTAAATTTGGAATGCCCACAAAGCACCTAGTCATTAGAAGGTTTACCTGCATATCCCCCGACAGTGCCACCATTGCTCTTGGCAGTGAAATGTCTGGTGGAATTCAAGATGTTAGGGTAGAAGACGTCACAGCCATTAACACTCAATCGGGTATTAGAATCAAGACTGCTATCGGTAGAGGAGCTTACGTGAAGGATATCTATGCAAGAAGAATGACCTTCACGACAATGAAGTACGTTTTCTATATATCAAGCGCTTATAATCAACACCCCGACACTGGTTTTGACCCAAAAGCTCTTCCGGAGGTTAAAGGAATCAATTACAAAGATGTGGTGGCGACGAATGTTACATATACAGCAAGACTTGAGGGGATTCCCAACGACCATTTTACAGGAATATGCATTTCTAATGCGACTATCTCATTGAGTAAGATGCCAAAGGAATTGCAGTGGAATTGCAGTAATATTGCTGGAGTGACGAGCAATGTGACTCCTAAATCCTGCAATTTGTTGCCCGAAAAGGAAAAAGTTGATTGTGCCTTTCCTGAGGATAGGCTGCCCATTGAGGATGTACATTTGAAGACTTGTTCTACTACCGAAACTGCCTAG
- the LOC108982667 gene encoding uncharacterized protein LOC108982667, with translation MFNDLIDCLKSEKELCFLLVKLEVMKEGLSQIKDVLIDKSIGYKEARHQESLVQKKLSKTLGHSSKCLFTLLLYYLCGHVRDVEVDICGGIYSIGEDRFCLCVGRILTTVEEKIVQRGVRQLDRALRLFKFVWETAGMKAVLEPQGHLWCVGAEGRMLTYRENMYFLHGIHP, from the coding sequence ATGTTCAATGACCTCATTGATTGTTTGAAGAGCGAGAAGGAATTATGTTTTCTTCTGGTGAAGCTAGAGGTCATGAAAGAGGGACTTTCTCAAATCAAGGATGTATTGATTGATAAAAGTATAGGGTACAAGGAAGCTCGACATCAAGAGAGTCTAGTACAGAAGAAGCTCTCCAAGACACTGGGTCATTCATCCAAGTGCTTGTTCACACTTCTGTTATATTATCTATGCGGACATGTTAGAGATGTCGAAGTGGATATATGTGGTGGAATTTATAGCATTGGTGAGGACAGGTTTTGCTTGTGCGTGGGAAGGATTTTGACTACAGTAGAGGAGAAGATCGTCCAGAGAGGGGTGAGGCAGTTGGACAGAGCTCTTCGGCTTTTCAAGTTTGTATGGGAAACTGCCGGGATGAAGGCAGTTTTGGAGCCGCAAGGCCATTTATGGTGTGTTGGGGCTGAGGGCAGGATGCTTACGTATagagaaaatatgtactttttacaTGGGATACATCCTTGA
- the LOC118344257 gene encoding uncharacterized protein LOC118344257: MVYNYLQKLVHGAKLLQTKQIGALYVNALLYHCSEVSHQEPLPREWYDHAFPKIIKLSHSLRNVDWVDGRLVDASNDSIVSDDQIEQRLRTFKSMARVFIGSPSVQRVVRENVTAFSVASANCTPLACFSAPSEREPMIVNSLTKVSNFLNISAQQRKLVRLTVCPQVTQQRIWTAALEEILDGLKIELDLLTCRRPSKGTEMGQQIVSSCLKLLADTVVASNHDSTSWMRLVPAKVVDSSASHKWEDVLEMFNDLIDCLKSEKELCFLLVKLEVMKEGLSQIKDVLIDKSIGYKEARHQESLVQKKLSKTLGHSSKCLFTLLLYYLCGYVRDVEVDICGGIYSIGEDRFCLCVGRILTTVEEKIVQRGVRQLDRALRLFKFVWETAGMKAVLEPQGHLWCVGAEGRMLTYRENMYFLHGINP, translated from the coding sequence ATGGTGTACAACTATTTACAGAAGCTTGTCCATGGTGCAAAGCTTTTACAAACCAAGCAAATTGGAGCTTTGTATGTCAATGCGCTACTATATCACTGCTCGGAAGTATCCCATCAAGAGCCTTTACCTCGTGAATGGTATGACCACGCTTTtccaaagataataaaattgaGCCACTCGTTGAGAAATGTGGATTGGGTTGATGGAAGGCTGGTTGACGCAAGTAATGATTCGATAGTCTCTGATGATCAAATCGAACAAAGGTTGCGAACTTTCAAGTCCATGGCCAGGGTCTTTATTGGGTCTCCATCAGTTCAGCGAGTGGTTCGGGAAAACGTAACGGCCTTTTCGGTGGCGAGTGCCAACTGCACACCACTTGCTTGTTTCAGTGCACCTAGTGAAAGAGAGCCCATGATTGTGAATTCGCTTACCAAAGTGAGCAACTTCCTTAACATTTCCGCGCAGCAAAGGAAGCTCGTTCGTCTCACGGTATGCCCGCAGGTCACGCAACAGCGGATATGGACAGCTGCACTTGAGGAGATACTCGATGGACTGAAAATTGAGTTGGATTTATTAACTTGTCGACGCCCAAGCAAAGGGACCGAGATGGGTCAGCAGATAGTTTCTAGCTGTCTAAAATTATTGGCTGACACAGTCGTTGCCTCTAACCATGACTCCACTTCATGGATGAGGCTTGTGCCTGCAAAAGTTGTTGACTCTTCTGCTTCACATAAATGGGAAGACGTGCTTGAGATGTTCAATGACCTCATTGATTGTTTGAAGAGCGAGAAGGAATTATGTTTTCTTCTGGTGAAGCTAGAGGTCATGAAAGAGGGACTTTCTCAAATCAAGGATGTATTGATTGATAAAAGTATAGGGTACAAGGAAGCTCGACATCAAGAGAGTCTAGTACAGAAGAAGCTCTCCAAGACACTGGGTCATTCATCCAAGTGCTTGTTCACACTTCTGTTATATTATCTATGCGGATATGTTAGAGATGTCGAAGTGGATATATGTGGTGGAATTTATAGCATTGGTGAGGACAGGTTTTGCTTGTGCGTGGGAAGGATTTTGACTACAGTAGAGGAGAAGATCGTCCAGAGAGGGGTGAGGCAGTTGGACAGAGCTCTTCGACTTTTCAAGTTTGTATGGGAAACTGCCGGGATGAAGGCAGTTTTGGAGCCGCAAGGCCATTTATGGTGTGTTGGGGCTGAGGGCAGGATGCTTACGTATagagaaaatatgtactttttacaTGGGATAAATCCTTGA
- the LOC109010872 gene encoding probable polygalacturonase has protein sequence MERSIGFRASDVIQTILAVLVLGTVSLRVVECKQGSVPDALHYSAINCRKHSALLTDFGAVGDGKTLNTKAFKAAIDSLSKYASDGGAQLIVPPGKWLTGSFNLTSSHFTLFLHKDAIILASQDEAEFPLVSTLPSYGIGRDGNGDGRFSSLIFGTNLTDIVITGNNGTIDGQGKIWWDKFHQGQLNFTRPYMIEILYSDNIQISNLTLINSPSWFVHPTYSSNVLIQGLTILAPVDSPNTDGIDPDSCTNTRIEDCFVVSGDDCIAVKSGWDQYGIKFGMPTKHLIIRRFTCISPDSATIALGSEMSGGIQDVRVEDVTAINTQSGIRIKTAIGRGAYVKDIYARRMTFTTMKYVFYISSAYNQHPDTGFDPKALPEVKGINYKDVVATNVTYTARLEGIPNDHFTGICISNATISLSEMPKELQWNCSNIAGVTSNVTPKSCNLLPEKEKVDCAFPEDRLPIEDVHLKTCSTTETA, from the exons ATGGAGCGGTCTATTGGATTCAGAGCATCCGAT GTTATTCAGACAATCTTAGCTGTTCTTGTGCTGGGAACAGTAAGTTTAAGGGTCGTAGAGTGCAAACAAGGTAGCGTTCCGGACGCCTTACACTACAGTGCGATAAATTGTCGAAAGCACAGCGCACTTTTGACGGATTTTGGAGCAGTTGGTGATGGAAAAACATTGAACACTAAGGCTTTTAAGGCTGCAATTGATAGCCTCAGCAAGTATGCATCAGATGGTGGGGCACAGCTTATTGTTCCTCCTGGAAAGTGGTTGACTGGGAGCTTTAATCTCACCAGCAGCCATTTCACCCTCTTTCTTCACAAGGATGCGATTATTCTTGCATCTCAG GATGAGGCAGAATTTCCACTTGTTTCTACATTGCCTTCTTATGGGATAGGAAGGGATGGAAATGGAGATGGACGGTTCAGCAGCCTCATATTTGGTACAAACCTCACCGACATCGTAATCACCG gTAACAATGGCACGATCGATGGCCAGGGTAAAATTTGGTGGGACAAATTTCACCAGGGCCAATTGAATTTCACCCGACCGTACATGATTGAAATTCTGTACTCTGACAATATCCAGATATCCAATCTTACTCTAATCAACTCTCCCTCGTGGTTTGTCCATCCGACTTATAGCAG CAATGTGTTAATCCAAGGGTTGACAATCCTTGCCCCTGTTGACTCTCCTAACACTGACGGGATAGACCCAG ATTCATGCACAAATACTCGTATTGAGGACTGCTTCGTAGTCTCAGGGGATGACTGCATTGCCGTGAAAAGTGGTTGGGATCAATATGGCATTAAATTTGGAATGCCCACAAAGCACCTAATCATTAGAAGGTTTACCTGCATATCCCCCGACAGTGCCACCATTGCTCTTGGCAGTGAAATGTCTGGTGGAATTCAAGATGTTAGGGTAGAAGACGTCACAGCCATTAACACTCAATCGGGTATTAGAATCAAGACTGCTATCGGTAGAGGAGCTTACGTGAAGGATATCTATGCAAGAAGAATGACCTTCACGACAATGAAGTACGTTTTCTATATATCAAGCGCTTATAATCAACACCCTGACACTGGTTTTGACCCAAAAGCTCTTCCGGAGGTTAAAGGAATCAATTACAAAGATGTGGTGGCGACGAATGTTACATATACAGCAAGACTTGAGGGGATTCCCAACGACCATTTTACAGGAATATGCATTTCTAATGCGACTATCTCATTGAGTGAGATGCCAAAGGAATTGCAGTGGAATTGCAGTAATATTGCTGGAGTGACGAGCAATGTGACTCCTAAATCCTGCAATTTGTTGCCCGAAAAGGAAAAAGTTGATTGTGCCTTTCCTGAGGATAGGCTGCCCATTGAGGATGTACATTTGAAGACTTGTTCTACTACCGAAACTGCCTAG